The region tatcattttctatattaaataatctaTTACTTACACAAAATGTATTATCACTAATATGTGAAATATCTTCATCTAAATCTGCTACTTCGAAAACCAATAAATATGGTactcttttttttgaaaaaaatattttacattcatcattaataaaatgtaatatttgtaaatgTTTAGGActctttttttgttttcttctTGATCCACATATATCTGATTTACTAGCAGATATTGATTCCATTGGTATACATAAACCTGTCATggaaaacatattttcagAAGAAGCTACTATACACCTTCTCATAGCCATCCATGTATTTaaggaatataaaaatttgtttagCAATGCATTTCGTACATCTATATTAGTTTCATTTACCAACAGATTAGATGttgttattaataaatttataaaattgttcaGCAAACTAAAATAATCACATCTTCTTtgtttcataaaaaattgttgtaGCTCTTCAATCACATCAAAACTATAATTACAATCTGGGAGTGAACATTTAGAAAAACTTAATGGGTCTCCTAATTCTGCATAAGTACTTGGCAATCTTATTTTCGCAGATGCTACAGTTAAAGGTCctgtatttattatataacatGATGGCATTTGAGGTGATAAaggtttttttttatttttatcttttttttcttttttcgcCTCAAAAATATGTGCACATTTAGGGCAAACAccatcattatatttttgctcTCCACCGagataattattattttctgcTTCTTCATTAATATGCTCATCATTCGAATGCATTGGTTGAGGATCAATCATATCATCACATTGAGGAGCCTTCAGTTTCTCTCCATCCACTATATCACTATTTTGCTGGTCATTGTTCTTAATATGACTTGAGCAAAAACACGtttctttaaatattatgtctgaattatttgaagatgataatatatttgcttTTTCGACTGAATTACTAAGAATTTTGttaaatgttttaatttgatttattttttcatttgttcttattttttttataataaattctcttttaaataaaagtgGATTTGCCAAAATGAGAAGATCGGTTTGCTTATcttctttaaaaattttacattCACTATTTCGGGGTTTACAATTAACTGCAGCCATTTCGATTTCTtgtatcattttttgagatatttctttatatttaggTATATTATCTTCAACAATTGAATTGTATAGccaatataattttaaagcAAAATCCATAGATTTGCTAGCTTTATCTAAAAGAAATCGATAAAGAGACGATGATTCATATCGTACTAACGATATTTGGCATAATTGAGGtaagtaaaataatatatcttcATGATTTCTTTGagtatataatgaatttacTAAATACTCGTGTAACCCTACttcttttatatcatataaatatctaATATGTAAATGTGTGTCTAAATTTTCACATCGAAACCGCCTCAAAAGACTTCCCTCTTTTAAAGTGCTTCGAGAGAAACTCGGTTTATTATCACAATCATCTTGAcccatattttcattaccATTActtgtatttatttcatttttttctgatgtactttcatttttattattttcataatttttatcattatcattattagcAACTTTACCATCATCtacattatcattattagcATATTCACTATAATACATATCATCATTGGCATATTCACTATAATATGATACATCTCTATAATCTTTAACATTTATATCATCTTGGTAATCTCTAAGattgtttttctttaataatGCTTCTCGTTTAAATTTTGCGTCATATTCTTCATTAGTTTCGTATATTAATTTGCTAGCACGAGTCATCAGACGTTTTAATTCATATGCCTTAGATCGATAACACAAAggtataaacatattaatatatatatatacgttaatatatatgtcaCAGCATGTA is a window of Plasmodium chabaudi chabaudi strain AS genome assembly, chromosome: 5 DNA encoding:
- a CDS encoding phosphatidylinositol 4-kinase, putative, translated to MFIPLCYRSKAYELKRLMTRASKLIYETNEEYDAKFKREALLKKNNLRDYQDDINVKDYRDVSYYSEYANDDMYYSEYANNDNVDDGKVANNDNDKNYENNKNESTSEKNEINTSNGNENMGQDDCDNKPSFSRSTLKEGSLLRRFRCENLDTHLHIRYLYDIKEVGLHEYLVNSLYTQRNHEDILFYLPQLCQISLVRYESSSLYRFLLDKASKSMDFALKLYWLYNSIVEDNIPKYKEISQKMIQEIEMAAVNCKPRNSECKIFKEDKQTDLLILANPLLFKREFIIKKIRTNEKINQIKTFNKILSNSVEKANILSSSNNSDIIFKETCFCSSHIKNNDQQNSDIVDGEKLKAPQCDDMIDPQPMHSNDEHINEEAENNNYLGGEQKYNDGVCPKCAHIFEAKKEKKDKNKKKPLSPQMPSCYIINTGPLTVASAKIRLPSTYAELGDPLSFSKCSLPDCNYSFDVIEELQQFFMKQRRCDYFSLLNNFINLLITTSNLLVNETNIDVRNALLNKFLYSLNTWMAMRRCIVASSENMFSMTGLCIPMESISASKSDICGSRRKQKKSPKHLQILHFINDECKIFFSKKRVPYLLVFEVADLDEDISHISDNTFCVSNRLFNIENDKNNNLFKTTQNNEQESGAKSYISDDEYSKNEKSDDELKHNSYILTKNYGGYNENGSSYECEMKPSYEEQNKKILINNSNKNIGEASGSRYYESNENSYQYYDDKKYQEFYNYMEEQISKLNSSTNSADDEPSEVSSTNSSLNDFKDLNAIKMNDLYVYNAIVDDLRRENLISSEEEENIYLIKKCIGLAKEKSNDGYSDKEYDNNEMERRKLRKQNNNDNKNEINSTSSESSAIRIKTNKFITTKSASMPSNLNNFKPDDNNKNGESSGKQANGLSSHPHNTRNCFSSVELPSVAPDISEYFKVENYLNEEFKKKNCKNIKTLLWGESFEDKKKKIRKISPYGKLKSWDLKSVIVKWGDDLRQELLASQLIKQFKIIFDNAGLPLWLRPYEILVTGSNSGIIEYVPDTCSVDSLKKKSGTDSISPIFNIAFADNIFEAKKNFIESYAAYSLISYLLQVKDRHNGNMLLDSSGHIIHIDYEFMLTNSPGNMNFEAPYFKLTQEYLDIMDGEDSDNFEYFRRLIVSGFLEARKHSEEIILLIELMMPVLKMPCFSNGTQFCIDSLKERFMTNLTVDECTQRINELIDASINNFRSVLYDYYQRVTTGIV